One window of the Diospyros lotus cultivar Yz01 chromosome 12, ASM1463336v1, whole genome shotgun sequence genome contains the following:
- the LOC127787440 gene encoding protein RGF1 INDUCIBLE TRANSCRIPTION FACTOR 1-like encodes MVDLVWIRTNHPSTSLPLPHRLHFQSPLPKLSLSLSLPLSLHTLKRKRNRALPSSCCFKLAIDNQETTVKPKNRRIMGAGGPEEEDNRWPPWLKPLLRESFFVQCKLHADSHKSECNMYCLDCMNGALCSLCLAAHKDHRAIQIRRSSYHDVIRVSEIQKYLDITSVQTYIINSAKVVFLNERPQPRPGKGVTNTCEVCERSLLDSFRFCSLGCKIVGTSKNFQRKKKQSPEKKRAAVVASDSDDSYSSSSHGRQGNNNRVQSFSPSTPPATMVNYRTAKRRKGIPHRAPMGGLVIEY; translated from the exons ATGGTAGACTTGGTGTGGATAAGAACGAACCACCCATCTACCTCCCTCCCCCTCCCTCACCGCCTCCATTTCCAAAGCCCTCTTCCCaaactctccctctctctctctctccctctctctctccatacaCTAAAACGGAAGAGAAACAGAGCCCTGCCATCATCCTGTTGCTTCAAACTGGCGATTGATAATCAGGAAACCACTGTCAAGCCTAAGAACAGGCGAATCATG GGAGCTGGTGGACCGGAGGAGGAAGACAACCGGTGGCCGCCGTGGCTGAAGCCGCTGCTGCGAGAGAGCTTCTTCGTCCAATGCAAGTTGCACGCAGACTCGCACAAGAGTGAGTGCAATATGTATTGCTTGGATTGTATGAATGGCGCTCTCTGTTCTCTCTGCTTGGCTGCTCACAAGGATCACCGCGCCATCCAG ATTAGGAGATCATCATACCATGATGTGATCAGAGTGTCTGAGATTCAGAAGTATTTAGACATCACATCAGTTCAGACCTACATTATCAACAGCGCCAAGGTTGTGTTCCTGAACGAAAGGCCACAGCCGAGGCCCGGCAAAGGGGTCACCAACACCTGCGAAGTATGCGAGCGCAGCCTCCTCGATTCCTTCCGATTCTGCTCTCTTGGTTGCAAG ATTGTTGGGACATCGAAGAATTtccagaggaagaagaagcagtcTCCGGAGAAGAAGCGGGCGGCAGTGGTGGCGTCGGACTCCGACGACTCgtacagcagcagcagccatggccggcAGGGCAATAACAACAGGGTCCAGAGCTTCAGTCCGTCAACGCCCCCCGCAACTATGGTTAATTACAGAACGGCCAAGCGAAGAAAGGGAATTCCACACAGAGCCCCAATGGGAGGCCTCGTTATAGAATACTAA